In Calonectris borealis chromosome Z, bCalBor7.hap1.2, whole genome shotgun sequence, a single genomic region encodes these proteins:
- the LOC142075910 gene encoding stomatin-like protein 2, mitochondrial isoform X2 — MLARAGRRAGPGLGLLQRSQQLKRSAWLAPAPCRLNSGLPMNIGVLFVPQQEAWVVERMGKFHRILEPGLNFLIPLLDRIRYVQSLKEIVINVPEQSAVTLDNVTLQIDGVLYLRVMDPYKERESLNANIVDAINQASDCWGIRCLRYEIKDIHVPPRVKESMQMQVEAERRKRATVLESEGTRESAINVAEGQKQAQILASEAEKAEQINKAAGEANAMLVKARAKAEAIQLLAAALAQQHGSAAASLSVAEQYVSAFSKLAKDSNTLLLPANAGDVTNMVAQALGIYATLTKPQAVKTQDEMPPAREDPQPPATELLKAEEASSS, encoded by the exons atGCTGGCGCgggcggggcgccgggccgggcccggcctcgGCTTGCTGCag cGCTCCCAGCAGCTGAAGCGTTCAGCGTGGCTGGCCCCGGCACCATGCCGCTTGAACTCCGGCCTGCCCATGAATATCGGGGTGCTCTTTGTGCCGCAACAAGAGGCTTGGGTGGTGGAGAGGATGGGCAAGTTCCACCGAATCCTCGAGCCT GGTTTGAACTTCCTCATCCCTCTGCTGGATCGGATTCGTTACGTGCAGAGTCTCAAAGAAATCGTCATTAACGTCCCAGAGCAGTCAGCTGTCACCTTAG ATAACGTCACCCTGCAGATTGATGGTGTGCTCTATCTGCGGGTTATGGACCCCTACAAG GAGCGGGAGTCCCTCAACGCCAACATCGTGGATGCCATCAACCAGGCTTCAGACTGCTGGGGCATCCGCTGCCTGCGCTACGAGATCAAGGACATCCACGTGCCCCCGCGCGTGAAGGAATCCATGCAGATGCAG GTGGAGGCAGAGCGACGGAAACGGGCGACGGTGCTGGAGTCGGAGGGGACGCGGGAATCGGCCATCAACGTGGCTGAGGGGCAGAAGCAGGCCCAGATCCTGGCATCAGAAGCTGAGAAGGCCGAACAAATCAACAAAGCTGCTG GAGAAGCCAACGCCATGCTGGTCAAGGCCAGGGCCAAGGCGGAGGCGATTCAGCTCCTGGCAGCCGCGCTGGCGCAGCAG cacggcagcgccgccgcctctCTCTCTGTGGCAGAGCAGTACGTGAGCGCCTTCTCCAAGCTCGCCAAAGACTCCAACACCCTCCTGCTGCCCGCCAACGCCGGCGATGTCACCAACATGGTCGCACAG GCCCTGGGCATCTACGCCACGCTGACCAAGCCACAAGCCGTGAAGACCCAGGACGAGATGCCCCCAGCCCGcgaggacccccagccccccgccacggaGCTGCTCAAGGCAGAAGAGGCCAGCTCCAGCTAG
- the LOC142075910 gene encoding stomatin-like protein 2, mitochondrial isoform X1 produces the protein MLARAGRRAGPGLGLLQRSQQLKRSAWLAPAPCRLNSGLPMNIGVLFVPQQEAWVVERMGKFHRILEPGLNFLIPLLDRIRYVQSLKEIVINVPEQSAVTLDNVTLQIDGVLYLRVMDPYKASYGVEDPEYAVTQLAQTTMRSELGKLSLDRVFRERESLNANIVDAINQASDCWGIRCLRYEIKDIHVPPRVKESMQMQVEAERRKRATVLESEGTRESAINVAEGQKQAQILASEAEKAEQINKAAGEANAMLVKARAKAEAIQLLAAALAQQHGSAAASLSVAEQYVSAFSKLAKDSNTLLLPANAGDVTNMVAQALGIYATLTKPQAVKTQDEMPPAREDPQPPATELLKAEEASSS, from the exons atGCTGGCGCgggcggggcgccgggccgggcccggcctcgGCTTGCTGCag cGCTCCCAGCAGCTGAAGCGTTCAGCGTGGCTGGCCCCGGCACCATGCCGCTTGAACTCCGGCCTGCCCATGAATATCGGGGTGCTCTTTGTGCCGCAACAAGAGGCTTGGGTGGTGGAGAGGATGGGCAAGTTCCACCGAATCCTCGAGCCT GGTTTGAACTTCCTCATCCCTCTGCTGGATCGGATTCGTTACGTGCAGAGTCTCAAAGAAATCGTCATTAACGTCCCAGAGCAGTCAGCTGTCACCTTAG ATAACGTCACCCTGCAGATTGATGGTGTGCTCTATCTGCGGGTTATGGACCCCTACAAG GCCAGCTATGGGGTGGAAGATCCTGAGTATGCAGTGACCCAACTGGCCCAGACCACCATGAGATCTGAACTTGGCAAACTCTCCCTCGACAGAGTCTTCAGG GAGCGGGAGTCCCTCAACGCCAACATCGTGGATGCCATCAACCAGGCTTCAGACTGCTGGGGCATCCGCTGCCTGCGCTACGAGATCAAGGACATCCACGTGCCCCCGCGCGTGAAGGAATCCATGCAGATGCAG GTGGAGGCAGAGCGACGGAAACGGGCGACGGTGCTGGAGTCGGAGGGGACGCGGGAATCGGCCATCAACGTGGCTGAGGGGCAGAAGCAGGCCCAGATCCTGGCATCAGAAGCTGAGAAGGCCGAACAAATCAACAAAGCTGCTG GAGAAGCCAACGCCATGCTGGTCAAGGCCAGGGCCAAGGCGGAGGCGATTCAGCTCCTGGCAGCCGCGCTGGCGCAGCAG cacggcagcgccgccgcctctCTCTCTGTGGCAGAGCAGTACGTGAGCGCCTTCTCCAAGCTCGCCAAAGACTCCAACACCCTCCTGCTGCCCGCCAACGCCGGCGATGTCACCAACATGGTCGCACAG GCCCTGGGCATCTACGCCACGCTGACCAAGCCACAAGCCGTGAAGACCCAGGACGAGATGCCCCCAGCCCGcgaggacccccagccccccgccacggaGCTGCTCAAGGCAGAAGAGGCCAGCTCCAGCTAG